The Melanotaenia boesemani isolate fMelBoe1 chromosome 12, fMelBoe1.pri, whole genome shotgun sequence genome contains the following window.
ACAGACATGCCACCTTAGCTATGGCGAAGGGTCTACTTCCTGTGTTTGCCTGGATAAGGCTCATCagctagacagacagacagacagacagatagatagatagacagatagatagtaAAACTGCAGGAGTTAAGGCACTACAAGACAATGTTTAGGACATGTCAGctctcctctcttgctcctccaTGAAGTGGCTGCATTATACAGCCTGATGGCACGAGGGACAAAAGAGTTTTCCAGTCAATCAGTGGAGCACCCTAGAGAGAGGAGtctggaatttatggagctcCTCTAGTGGGAGAAGGCCAGGTTTAGGGGGTGGCTCTAACTGAACAGAATCATCCTGAGCTTAAGTGTTTACACTGTGCAGCCAGCAGGGGGCGCCTTGCATCCAAGACCTATACTCTTCCGCCACTGTTACTTCATTAATACCAGTGATTTGCCACAGGTTACTGAAGTGTTTGCGTTTTCAGCTTATGGGCAATACACAACTGCTTCAGTGTAACTTCTATAAAACCAAGAAAAACTCACTTCAGGTCTGACTGTGTCTTACTCTTCCCGGTGAAGAGTGCAGTTTAACTGGACACTGAACTTTGGTTGCTTCTCAACATTACTGTTACCAACAGCTAAAAAATCAAGCttgataaaatttatttaaaacaaagtaaaattaaacaaaataaaaataaaattagttcACTGCATCAATTATTATAccaaatgtgtgaaaatgcaGGAATAATTAGGAGTGACCTATTCTTTTCCTTGAATTATCATTAGTCTACTCAACATATACTTACATGGAATAAAACTATTAGTCCACCATGTCTGCTTGTTAGCCTCTTGTCTTTGCTAGATAAAGACAAGTCGGAAAAGACACTAAAGAAATGACAACCCAAGTCGGAAAAAGttgatctttttaatttaaattgataaaaactaaagagaAGCTCAAACACGAAACTGAGATTTAGCAGATTCAGGATGACATATTTCTTTGGAAACCTGTTACTTCCGTTGGAAGGAGTATTCAGTCTAAACAAAAATGCTCAGCCATTTTCTGCCCATTTAAAGACAAGCAGATAAGTTTTCCAGGCCATAAAACATTGGTTTTAATACCCAATACAAGCTTTTGTTTCAggctttttcctcttttagcAGAGCAAGGATGCCTTCCCTCCTGGATGTATACGGTGTGTGTTTCAGCTGAAGGATGTGAGCAGGAAACAGGTTCCCACTGGGTGCGTatattttctctcctttctgCCCCATCAGTGCACGCAGCATCTTGTTTCTGGACAGGATCTTATCATAAAACTCGACCCCTCCTTTGGCATATTCCTTGGACAATCCAGCCGCACGCCGGTCCGAGCTGTAATCGATCCACTGGCTCACAGCGTCTGACGTGAGGAAGTATGAAATGGCTCCGATGGTCAGCGCCACAATGTTTGCAACACCGCGAAACAGTGCAGGCCCAGCATGCAGCCTGAACACCTGTTTCAGCACCACGCTATACAGCCAGACCCCACCCAGGCAGATCGGGGCGACAGCAGCACCCAAAACAGGTCCTCCAGATTGTAAGCGGGCCACTTCTCGTGCTAATGCAAACTTCTGTGCCTCTGAGGAAAACACCAGAGCGTCCTTCAGAGCAGAACCGGCTTTGCTGTCCCAGTCCACGGTTTTGCCGTTAATGAAAATGTTGCGGTTTGTAATGCCACTCGGGTCGCCGGAGGTGCTGTTGAAGTTTGCTGGGATGCCTATTTGGGCCCCAGCAGGAAGCCAAGGGATGCCAGCACCAACAGGGTGGAACCCAAAGGAGGCAAAGGCAGAGAAATTCTTGGATGAGCTGATGCCGTAATCCTTCAGGACctataacaacaaaaaatattgaAAGTTGGTTTTGTTGCcactttaaaactctgcagtCCAAACTTTGTGTTCTGTGAATGAAGTCTAAGTCTGCATACACACTACCTGATGAAACACCTTCTCCAGCTTTTCCGACAGCACCACTGGCTCTCCTTTGTACCAGGCCTGATAGAGCTGGCGGTAGGACAAGTCAGGGCAAACGTGGTAGAACATGTTGGCTGCAAAGACTCCACTGCAGCTTGTAATGAGCAGCGGAGTCCGGTACTTCTGAAGAAGTACAGAGTACTTGAGGAATCGAGATGCCATACTGTGTTTGTGGCCTTCTCCAATTTTGTGTCAGATAGCTTCAGTAGGTGACATCTGTGAGGGACAAAGATTCGTTCAGTCTGGCCTGCATTAAAGGCTTCAAAACTGAGCCAGGAATGTCAAACAGTGGGAATATCTTTAGACATTTCTTTTACCCTgttcattttaatcaatttaCAATAACTGGTGTGCATTGATAGTCTCTCCCCTTTTTAAGGAGGAAAGCGGCAGCTGATTATGCCCATGGAAAACCAAAATCTGCCTAAAATCTGTTGAAATATAATATACATGACTAGCATATGTCAatgtcaattttatttatatagcacatttactaCAACCCATGTAACCCAAGGTTCTGTACAATGCTacaagaaacaataaaaaaaattaaagaaaataatacattttataaacctgattaaacataaacaaagttCAAATAAATTTTGAGCTCTATTGTGTTTAAAAGCCAGTGCAAAGAGGTGTGTGAACAGCTTTGATGTGAAGGGGAAGATACTGAAAAAGCTCTGGTATACCTGGATTTAAAGCCTGGATTTTTAAATCTCCAGAAAGACCTGAGTGGAAGACCTCAGAGGTCTAACTGGGGCACGTTGGTGCAGCAGCTCTGACAAATAAGATGGAGCCATATCATTTAGAGCTTTTAAAGCAAATAATCAAGTCTTTAAAAATGGGAAGCCAGAGAAGAGCAGCAAGCACAGGGGTGATGTTATTATGTCGTCAGTCAACATATGAGGAGCTGTGTTCTAGCGAGCTGGTACTTAAGAAATCATAAATGTCTTCTGAACAAAAGTAAGTGTTTCAAACAGCCTTTCTTTGTGCTTCCAACATTAAAGCAGGCAGCTTATTACTTTGAAAGAGCTCTCTTGTCATCTGTCTGTAGTGATGGAGGGTGTGGGTGCAAGTGTTGCATTTCTTAAGGCCAAGTAAACTCAGGTACTTGTTCTTTTGTGGAGTATTTTGAATTCTTGAAAATCAAACCTTAACAATATTATCAGCCAAAATTGGCCTATTATAGACATATCGAAATTAAAACATTCTTTCCAAATATATGCATAAAAAATAGGGTCAGTGTACTTTGAAATGGTGTCATTGCATTGTTCCATAGTCACAAttccagctttataaatgtTCAGCTGTGCACCATTACATGTAGCT
Protein-coding sequences here:
- the tmem177 gene encoding transmembrane protein 177, whose amino-acid sequence is MASRFLKYSVLLQKYRTPLLITSCSGVFAANMFYHVCPDLSYRQLYQAWYKGEPVVLSEKLEKVFHQVLKDYGISSSKNFSAFASFGFHPVGAGIPWLPAGAQIGIPANFNSTSGDPSGITNRNIFINGKTVDWDSKAGSALKDALVFSSEAQKFALAREVARLQSGGPVLGAAVAPICLGGVWLYSVVLKQVFRLHAGPALFRGVANIVALTIGAISYFLTSDAVSQWIDYSSDRRAAGLSKEYAKGGVEFYDKILSRNKMLRALMGQKGEKIYAPSGNLFPAHILQLKHTPYTSRREGILALLKEEKA